The Natrarchaeobius halalkaliphilus DNA segment TTGGGATGATCGAAGTAGCCCATTCGGTGGGCCGTCTCGAGGACTTCTCGTTGGCGGTCGGTCAGCGTACTCCGGTCGACGAACACGAGGTTTCCAGCCGAGTGCTCCTGTTCGGACTGGAGCAGCCGTTTTACGTCGAGCGTCGGGTACTGTTCGATGAGTTCGCCGATAATCGACTGGAGTCCCTCCATATCGGGTGCGTGAAACGTCAGGTGAAGCGACGAGCCGCGGGCTCGAACCTCCGTCACCGGACAGTCGAAGCGCTCGACCGATTCGCAGGGACATCCTCGGCCGAGCTCGCGATCGAACCGGTAGACGGCACTCGAGCCGTACGAAAAGATCGTCGAGAGGTCCGCCTCGACGTCGACCTCGTCCGGAGCCGTCTCCGCCTCGAGGACGAACTCCTCGGTGACGCGATCACACGCGACCGGGTTCGTACTCTTCGAGACCGAGTGGACGTTCCCGTCCGTTTCGCCGGCGACCGCCGTCACGACGCAATTCGGCGGGTCGTCGATCGTCACCTCCGCACGAATCCCCGAAGCCATCGCCTCGTGAATGGTGGCTCCGATCAGGTAAACCCTCCGTCCGCTCGATCGCCAGGTTCGGTCACGCGCGGTGCGAGCTGTCGGTACTCGACCGATCGGCCGACGTTCCGGACGCGGAAATAGTCGACCCGATATAAACCACCCTGTATTTAGTGGGATTCGTTTGGTGGAGCGGCGGTCGGTACTAGCGAGTGAACGATGTCTGCGACGAACCCCAACGCGACGCGAGGATGTCCGAGCGACGACTCCCCTATCGATCCCCTGGCCGTACTGGGCGCACTGGACGACGACGCGTGTCGAGCGATCCTCGAGGCGACGAGCGACGAATCGCTGACCGCGACGGAGCTTTCGGACCGCTGTGACATTCCGGCGTCGACGGCCTATCGAAAGGTCGAGAAACTGGCCGACGCCGGTCTCGTCGAGGAACGGGTTCGGATCAACACCTCCGGAAAACACGCGACCGAGTACCGAAAGTCGTTCGACGACGTCGTCGTCTCGGTCGCGGACGGCGAAAGTATCGAAATCGAAATGACGAGCGCTACTGTCGAATCCGATGCGGCGTCGCCCGTCGCCGGCGACTGATACGGTCTTGCGCGTTCCGCGAGCCGCCTGCTGGTGACTGGGTCACTGGTTTTCTCTCCTGACGAGCCAGTCGACACCCGCGGCGACGGGTCGTCGGAGCGTCGCGTAGGCGATCGAAACCACGAGCATTCCGACGACGAGCACCTGAACCGTCCCGTCGAACACGAACAGCGCGGGCACCGCCAGTACTGCCGACAGCGCGAGGTCGCCGGGTGAGCCGTCGTAGCCGATCCACCGCCGAGGCTCGAGCCACTGGCCGTGATAGTGGCTGTACACCGCCCGGTTCGACCCCGCCTGCCAGGGTTTCAACTCGTGGCTGCCGCCGACGCAGTCGGCAACGGAGTGGCCGGCGGCCGCGAGGACGAAGACGGCCAGAGCGACGGTCGCGGGTCCGGGGACGACCACCGCGATCAACAGCGTCGGAACGGCGAGTGCCGAGTAATAGACGGGATAGTGGAGGGTCTTTCGGTGATCCGCGACGACGTCCAGGTCGGGAAAGAGACCGCCGAGTATCGCTGCGAACGCGGCGACGGCGGCGAACTGCGGGGCGATCAGCGCGACGATCGCCGCGAGCACGAGCCCCGCGAAAACGTGGGTCGTGGCCATCATGAGATCCGATACGAACGACGGTCGCATATGCTCGTCGGAACGCTCGCCGGCCGGAAACTCGAGTCCTGATCTTCGACTCCAGAGTCGGAGATCGTCGAAAAATCACGGCCGGTCATCGAACCACGAGACGGGTTCTTCCCGGCCGGTCCGTCGGAGGAATCGGGTTTAGTCGTCGCCGGGTGCGGCTGCACCGCTTTCGCCACTGACTCCCGTCCCGGGACCGATCTCGATGTCGAGGGCGTCGAGTTTCTCCTCGGGAACGACGCCGTCGACCCAGCCGCGGTGGTCGTAGTACTCGTCTTTCATCTCCTCGAGTTCGCAGTACTCGCCCTCGCTCGCTCCCTGGCCGGGGATGCCGCCTTCGAGGAAACGCTCGGGCAGCGAGTCGTCATCGCCGTCGAAGCCGGCCAGGTTGTTGTAGTAGCGCTCCAGATTGTAGATACGCTCGCCGGCCTCGAGTAAGTCGTCTTCGCTGACGTCCAGGCCGGTCATGCCGTTGTACTGGAGGACGTACTCCTCGATCCCCTCTGCGAAGGCGTTGAACTTGCAGATGTCGAAGCTGTCGGATATGGCGTGGAGATCCTGGAACGCGGCGGTGAGCTCGCCTTTGCCCTCCCACTCGTAGGGGTCGACCTTCTCGGGGATGCCGAGAATTTCGGCGGCGGGCGTGTATCCCCGAAGGTGACACGCCCCGCGGTTCGAGGTGGCGTAGGCGATTCCCATGCCTTTCATACAGCGCGGATCGTAGGCGGCGATCGTCTGACCCTTGACCGCGAGCGAGTTGTCGTGGGCCCCCTTCCGATCCGCAACTCGACGTGGTCCCTCGGCCAGCAGGTCCGCGAGGTCGTCCTCGCGGCGAGCGATGCGTTCGAGCATGTCGATCATCGTCTCGTGGTCGCCCCACTCCAGGTCCCCGACGCCCTCGAGTTTGCCCTCTTCGGTCATCTCCATGGCCATCGCCATCATGTTGCCCGCCTCGATCGTGTCGAGGCCCATGTCGTTGCACCGATCGATCATGAGGGCGACGGCGTCGCGGTCGGTGTGTCCCGAGTTCGGCCCGAGTGCGTAGGCCGACTCGTACTCGTAGGATTCCGTCCGAACGTTCATCTCCTCGCCTTTGTGCATCGCCTGTACCTCGACTTCCTTCTTGCAGGCGACCGGACAGGAGTGACATGTCGGTTCGTCGACGAGGATGTTCTCGCGGACGTTCTCGCCGGAGACGCGTTCGGCGTCGATGTCGACGCCCTCGGCCTCGCGCATACTCCTGGTCGACGTGTACCTCCCGTTTTTCGTCGGGAGTCCGTCCATCTCCTCACCGATGTTCATCAACACGTTGGTGCCGTACATCGAGAGGCCGCCCTCGTTCGGTGCCGTGACGTCCGACTCCTGGATGGCCGTCATGGCCTGCTGGTGGCCCTCTTTGAACGTCTCCGGATCGGCGGGCTTTGGCATCTTCGTCGAGGACTTGACGACGATCGCTTTGAGGTTCTTCGACCCCATCACACAGCCCGTTCCGCCGCGTCCCGACGCTCGATCGTCTTCGTTGATGATACAGGCGTACTTGACGCCGTTCTCGCCGCCGGGGCCGATCGCCATCAGCGAGAGGTTCTTGCCGTACGCGCCGTCGACTTCCTCCTCGAGTCGGTCGCGGGTCTCGTGGACGCCAGCCCCCCAGAGGTGTGAGGCGTCCCGAAGTTCGACCTCGCCGTCTTCGACGTAGGCGTAGACCGGCTCGTCGGCTTCGCCCTCGACGAGGAGCCCGTCGAACCCGGCCCACTTCAGTCGCGCACCGGACCAGCCGCCGTGATGGCTGTCGGTGACGGTGCCGGTCAGTGGCGACTTCGTACAGACGGCGATCCGGCCGCTCATCGTCACCTGGGTCCCCGACAGCGGCCCGTTCATGAACGCGAGTAGGTTCTCCGGACCGAGCGGATCGACATCGGCACCCTGTTCGAAGACGTACTTCACCCCGAGGCCGCGCGCACCGATGTACTTCCGTGCGTCCTCGTCGTCGATCGACTCGGAGTCGATCGACTCCTCGGAGAGGTCGATGCGTGCGACCGTGTCCTGGAATCCGCCGAGTTCTGTCATAGTAAATCGTTCGTCCTTAGATAAGGCATCCATCGTGTTATGCGTTCCCAATAGTAGGTAACCAGATGTAGTTACTACACCGGAACGGAATCCGACACGATATCGAGCCACCATATCTTGATCTCGAGGAAACTTCGAGCAACTTCGATCGGTAAGAATTGCTATTCGATAACTGATTGTACATTCTCGAATCGGATACTCTCATCGGCCACGACGACGACGGTCGGC contains these protein-coding regions:
- a CDS encoding winged helix-turn-helix domain-containing protein, with protein sequence MSATNPNATRGCPSDDSPIDPLAVLGALDDDACRAILEATSDESLTATELSDRCDIPASTAYRKVEKLADAGLVEERVRINTSGKHATEYRKSFDDVVVSVADGESIEIEMTSATVESDAASPVAGD
- a CDS encoding helix-turn-helix domain-containing protein; amino-acid sequence: MASGIRAEVTIDDPPNCVVTAVAGETDGNVHSVSKSTNPVACDRVTEEFVLEAETAPDEVDVEADLSTIFSYGSSAVYRFDRELGRGCPCESVERFDCPVTEVRARGSSLHLTFHAPDMEGLQSIIGELIEQYPTLDVKRLLQSEQEHSAGNLVFVDRSTLTDRQREVLETAHRMGYFDHPKRSNAGEVAAELDITGATFAEHLAAAQSKLLDAILDGESTGVE
- a CDS encoding aldehyde ferredoxin oxidoreductase family protein — its product is MTELGGFQDTVARIDLSEESIDSESIDDEDARKYIGARGLGVKYVFEQGADVDPLGPENLLAFMNGPLSGTQVTMSGRIAVCTKSPLTGTVTDSHHGGWSGARLKWAGFDGLLVEGEADEPVYAYVEDGEVELRDASHLWGAGVHETRDRLEEEVDGAYGKNLSLMAIGPGGENGVKYACIINEDDRASGRGGTGCVMGSKNLKAIVVKSSTKMPKPADPETFKEGHQQAMTAIQESDVTAPNEGGLSMYGTNVLMNIGEEMDGLPTKNGRYTSTRSMREAEGVDIDAERVSGENVRENILVDEPTCHSCPVACKKEVEVQAMHKGEEMNVRTESYEYESAYALGPNSGHTDRDAVALMIDRCNDMGLDTIEAGNMMAMAMEMTEEGKLEGVGDLEWGDHETMIDMLERIARREDDLADLLAEGPRRVADRKGAHDNSLAVKGQTIAAYDPRCMKGMGIAYATSNRGACHLRGYTPAAEILGIPEKVDPYEWEGKGELTAAFQDLHAISDSFDICKFNAFAEGIEEYVLQYNGMTGLDVSEDDLLEAGERIYNLERYYNNLAGFDGDDDSLPERFLEGGIPGQGASEGEYCELEEMKDEYYDHRGWVDGVVPEEKLDALDIEIGPGTGVSGESGAAAPGDD
- a CDS encoding metal-dependent hydrolase translates to MMATTHVFAGLVLAAIVALIAPQFAAVAAFAAILGGLFPDLDVVADHRKTLHYPVYYSALAVPTLLIAVVVPGPATVALAVFVLAAAGHSVADCVGGSHELKPWQAGSNRAVYSHYHGQWLEPRRWIGYDGSPGDLALSAVLAVPALFVFDGTVQVLVVGMLVVSIAYATLRRPVAAGVDWLVRRENQ